The Ciconia boyciana chromosome 15, ASM3463844v1, whole genome shotgun sequence genome has a segment encoding these proteins:
- the DEPDC5 gene encoding GATOR1 complex protein DEPDC5 isoform X7, translated as MRTNKVYKLVIHKKGFGGSDDELVVNPKVFLQIKLGDVVEIAHPNDEYSPLLLQVKSLKEDLQKETISVDQTVAQVFRLRPYQDVHVNVVDPKEVTLDLVELTFKDQYIGRGDMWRLKKSLVSTCAYVTQKVEFAGIRAQAGELWVKSEKVTCGYISEDTRVVFRSTSAMVYIFIQMSCEMWDFDIYGDLYFEKAVNGFLADLFTKWKEKNCSHEVTVVLFSRTFYEAKSIDEFPETHRASIRQDHEGRFYEDFYKVVVQNERREEWTSLLVTIKKLFIQYPVLVRLEQAEGFPPGYNSTSAQGNYLEAINLSFNVFDKHYINRNFDRTGQMSVVITPGVGVFEVDRLLMILTKQRMIDNGIGVDLVCMGEQPLHAVPLFKLHNRCGPGDSRLGDDYNIPHWINHSFYTSKSQLLCNSFTPRIKLAGRKPLTEKAKNNRDASLGAPKDAENALPIQVDYDGYDAQVFRLPGPSRAQRCTTFSRSVRERESRTRKSSSSYDVSCSPSLQSRTLPPEEVRSQASDDSSLGKISNILMIPRPHLHQCEVSSSLGYTSTRDVLENMLESQQRDSSAPGRFHVGSAESMLHIRPGGYTPQRALINPFAPSRMPMKLTSNRRRWMHTFPVGPSGEAIQIHHQTRQNMAEMQGNGQQDLTHSSAELLELAYHEATGRHISSRHPGDSASFLSFSGTEEYSNGLAGSNSAGMNLKTQNKDSLEDAVSNSPDPMPGFCCTVGVDWKSLTTPACLPLTTDYFPDRQSLQNDYTEGCYDLLPEADIDRRDEEGVQMTAQQVFEEFICQRLMQGYQIIVQSKPQKPATTVPPPLSSSPLYSRGLVSRNRPEEEDQYWLSMGRTFHKVTLKDKIITVTRYLPKYPYESAQINYTYSLCPSHSDSEFVSCWVEFSHERLEEYKWNYLDQYICSAGSEDFSLIESLKFWRTRFLLLPACISATKRIMEGEVHCDVYGDRPRSDEEEWQLLDGFIRFVEGLNRIRRRHRSDRMIRKGSAMKGLQIAGPIPTHSLEQSGPPIGKKGTSALSALLQMEASQKTLGEQQAAMLSGKSSGQPSESGSIAITPTYMDSPRKDGAFFMDFVRSPRTSSTFYSQVSIDQSVPATSDGNTLINTGQLPDRGNTQTLGSSQNVADQGYTTAGAAEGGSQQCSASTLTSSSTLIEILEAMKHPTTGIQLLSEQKGLSPYCFISAEVVHWLVNNVEGVQTQAMAIDIMQKMLEEQLIVHASGEALRTFIYGFYFYKIVVEKEPDRVGMQQPAMWHTAAMDDFSAFQRKWFEVAFVAEELLHSEIPAFFLPWLPSRPASYASRHSSFSRSFGGRSQAAALLEFREENTDFVSLRIQRDSSQPVMSMEGCHSA; from the exons TCCCCTGCTTCTACAGGTGAAGTCACTTAAGGAAGATTTGCAGAAAG AAACTATAAGTGTGGATCAGACAGTTGCACAAGTGTTCCGACTGCGGCCATACCAGGATGTCCATGTGAATGTTGTTGACCCAAAG GAGGTGACCTTGGACTTGGTGGAGCTGACCTTTAAAGATCAGTATATTGGGCGTGGGGATATGTGGCGACTGAAGAAAAGTTTG GTCAGCACATGTGCATATGTCACCCAAAAAGTTGAATTTGCGGGTATCAG GGCGCAGGCAGGTGAACTGTGGGTGAAGAGTGAGAAAGTCACTTGTGGATACATCAGTGAGGACACCCGG GTGGTCTTCCGCTCCACTTCTGCCatggtttatatttttatccAGATGAGCTGTGAAATGTGGGATTTTGATATTTATG GGGACCTATACTTTGAGAAAGCTGTGAACGGTTTCCTTGCTGACCTCTTCACAAAATGGAAG GAGAAGAATTGCAGCCATGAAGTGACAGTGGTTCTATTTTCTAGAACATTTTACGAAGCAAAATCTATAG atgAGTTTCCTGAAACGCATCGTGCATCAATTAGGCAGGATCACGAGGGAAGGTTTTATGAAGATTTTTATAA AGTTGTAGTTCAGAATGAGAGACGAGAAGAGTGGACCTCGTTGCTTGTGAccattaaaaagcttttcatccAGTATCCTGTGTTGGTACGACTAGAGCAAGCAG AGGGCTTTCCTCCGGGTTACAATTCTACCTCGGCGCAAGGGAACTACCTGGAGGCCATAAATCTTTCATTCAATG TGTTTGACAAGCATTACATAAACCGGAACTTTGATCGGACTGGCCAGATGTCTGTGGTTATCACACCTGGTGTGGGTGTATTTGAAGTTGATCGACTCCTTATGATTCTCACCAAACAGCGGATGATAGACAATG GGATAGGTGTGGACTTGGTGTGCATGGGGGAACAACCATTGCATGCTGTACCACTCTTTAAG CTCCATAATCGCTGTGGACCTGGTGACTCCAGACTGGGTGATGACTACAATATTCCACACTGGATAAACCATAG tttctacACATCCAAAAGCCAGCTCCTGTGTAACAGCTTCACTCCACGGATCAAGCTGGCAGGAAGGAAA CCACTgactgagaaagcaaagaataacCGAGATGCCT cattagGGGCTCCAAAAGATGCTGAGAATGCCCTGCCTATCCAGGTAGATTATGATGGCTATGATGCCCAGGTGTTCAGACTGCCAGGCCCATCCAGAGCCCAGCGCTGTACCACTTTCAG caggtctgtgagggagagagaaagtcGTACCAGAAAGAGCTCTAGTTCCTATGACGTCTCATGCAGCCCTTCTCTGCAAAGCCGCACGCTGCCCCCAGAGGAGGTGAGGAGCCAGGCTTCTGATGACAGCTCACTGGGCAAAATCTCCAACATCCTGATGATCCCACGGCCTCATCTGCACCAGTGTGAAGTCAGCAGCTCTTTGGGCTATACCAGCACCAGAG ATGTCCTTGAGAACATGCTGGAGTCTCAGCAACGTGACTCCAGTGCCCCTGGGAGGTTCCATGTTGGCAGTGCAGAATCCATGCTGCACATTCGGCCTGGGGGATATACACCCCAGCGAGCACTGATAAACCCGTTTGCCCCATCCCGCATGCCCATGAAACTTACATCTAACAGGAGGCGCTGGATGCACACTTTTCCTGTGG GTCCATCAGGAGAAGCTATCCAGATCCATCATCAAACCCGTCAGAATATGGCAGAAATGCAGGGCAATGGGCAGCAGGATTTGACTCATTCCTCTGCTGAACTGCTGGAGCTGGCTTACCATGAGGCAACTGGCAG acATATCAGCTCTCGGCATCCAGGTGACAGTGCCTCTTTCCTGAGCTTCAGTGGAACAGAAGAGTACTCTAATGGTCTGGCTGGCAGCAACAGTGCAG ggATGAACCTCAAAACTCAGAACAAGGATTCCTTGGAAGATGCTGTCTCTAACTCTCCAGATCCAA TGCCAGGCTTCTGTTGTACAGTTGGAGTGGACTGGAAATCTCTCACTACTCCGGCATGTCTCCCTCTTACCACGGACTACTTCCCCGACCGTCAGAGCCTGCAGAATGATTACACTGAGGGTTGCTATGATCTCCTCCCAGAAGCTGACATTGACAG GAGAGATGAGGAAGGAGTGCAAATGACAGCCCAACAGGTGTTTGAAGAGTTTATTTGTCAGCGTCTCATGCAAGGCTATCAAATTATTGTGCAATCCAAACCACAGAAACCAGCCACAACTGTCCCACCCCCGCTCAGCAGCAGTCCCCTTTACAGTCGAG GTCTTGTATCAAGAAATCGACCTGAGGAAGAAGATCAGTACTGGCTGAGTATGGGCCGTACTTTCCACAAAGTaacattaaaagacaaaataattacTGTGACTCGATACCTGCCAAA gtATCCATACGAATCTGCTCAGATAAACTACACTTACAGCTTGTGCCCCTCACACTCTGACTCTGAATTTGTCTCTTGCTGGGTAGAATTTTCCCATGAGAGACTAGAAGAGTACAAGTGGAATTACTTGGATCAGTATATCTGCTCTGCTGGCTCTGAGGATTTCAG CCTTATTGAGTCACTGAAATTTTGGAGGACCCgctttctgcttctgcctgcctgcatcAGTGCCACAAAGCGCATTATGGAAGGAGAAGTGCACTGTGATGTGTACGGTGACAGGCCCCGTTCTGATGAGGAGGAGTGGCAGCTCCTAGATGGATTCATTCGCTTTGTGGAGGGTTTGAACCGCATTCGCCGACGCCATCGATCTGATCGAATGATTCGA AAAGGGTCTGCCATGAAAGGCTTGCAGATTGCTGGTCCAATTCCCACCCACTCTCTGGAGCAGTCTGGGCCTCCCATTGGGAAGAAAGGAACCTCAGCACTCTCGGCTCTGCTGCAGATGGAAGCCAGTCAGAA gACACTGGGGGAGCAGCAAGCAGCAATGCTTTCTGGGAAGAGCTCTGGGCAGCCTTCGGAGAGCGGGAGCATTGCTATCACACCCACCTATATGGACAGCCCTCGTAAG GATGGGGCCTTCTTTATGGATTTTGTTCGCAGCCCACGTACATCTTCAACCTTCTACTCACAG GTCTCTATAGATCAATCGGTTCCTGCAACCTCAGATGGCAACACATTGATAAACACGGGGCAGTTACCTGATAGGGGCAACACACAGACCTTGGGAAGTTCCCAGAATGTTGCAGACCAAGGATATACCACAGCTGGTGCTGCAGAGGGCGG CTCTCAGCAGTGTTCAGCAAGCACTCTGACTTCCTCCTCCACCTTGATAGAGATTCTCGAAGCCATGAAACACCCCAC CACAGGGATCCAGCTGCTCTCTGAACAGAAGGGCCTCTCTCCATACTGTTTCATCAGTGCAGAAGTTGTACACTGGCTGGTGAATAATGTGGAAGGTGTGCAAACCCAAGCCATGGCGATTGACATAATGCAG aaaatgcTAGAGGAGCAGCTTATTGTCCATGCATCTGGAGAAGCTTTACGAACCTTTAtttatggcttttatttttacaagatTGTTGTGGAGAAAGAACCGGACCGAG TGGGCATGCAGCAGCCTGCTATGTGGCACACAGCTGCTATGGATGACTTCTCCGCCTTCCAGAGGAAATGGTTTGAGGTGGCGTTTGTGGCAGAAGAGCTCCTGCACTCGGAAATCCCAGCGTTTttcctgccctggctgcccagCCGCCCAGCCTCCTATGCAAGTAGGCACAGTTCCTTTAGCCGCAGTTTCGGAGGACGGAGCCAGGCAGCTGCACTATTAG aattcagagaggaaaatactGACTTTGTCTCCTTGCGGATCCAGAGAGACTCTTCACAACCTGTGATGAGCATGGAGGG CTGCCACAGTGCCTGA